A single genomic interval of Pirellulaceae bacterium harbors:
- a CDS encoding PSD1 and planctomycete cytochrome C domain-containing protein has protein sequence MQTHITIFVLLTSLMLGVVKVRGEEFISTESEILFVRRVAPLLREKCLGCHGGDPNEIEGSLDLGSMPGLLAGGDSGEPSVTSGKPNESPLYLAATRQHDNWSEMPPKEAERLSAAQLKWLNDWIRSGAEWPNVERKRELEQEYGDQWSAEDGIAVTTSGGLDRDWTNRKYDPAGLWAYQPVTEVRVQGNRNPIDLLIGRKLPDGLTVAPRADRKTLLRRTSFDLIGLPPTPPEVKAFLNDSRSDKEAFSDVIERLLASPHYGERMAQQWLDVVRYADSSGFANDFERGNAWRYRDYVVRSFNTDKPFDRFIREQIAGDEQESANSEMIIATGFLRMGPWELTSMEVPKVARQRFLDDVTNSVGETFLAHSLQCARCHDHKFDPIPTRDYYSIQAVFSTTQLVERKASFLEQENRSGFDEQEYLQRIRQTHQQTLAELDRHLLKAADRWYREKGTSPAKWNEAIDKAKAKGITKGLFNRARGTLSAAGVAQSEYPPKNLDFTPEQFGRERIARKGLARLNWEFERYQPYALAVYNGPTKSVGNVSSPTRIPAAPMKRSKFEQTAILTGGDPFSPGEQVSPGTLSAINHLVSTTIPDTTDGRRTEFANWVSHPNNPLTTRTIANRLWLWHFGKAIAGNPNNFGSTGKKPTHPELLDWLASTLVQEDWSIKAMHRRILTSDAYCRSSQHPHPMDLRDRDPEATSYAAFTPRRLSAEELRDAMLAVTGELNTTLGGIPCRPEINQEVALQPRQVMGTFAAAWMPSTHPEQRHRRSLYVLKLRGLIPPFLEVFNRPAPDFSCEQREASTVTPQVFSLFNGQNTHTRALTLAARARQETDNDRAAVIRCFQLALSRDPTPLELDELTTHWREIEHSLPKSAPTRPLPPAEIVREAIEENTGEKFSFVEQLYSNADFVPDLQPTDVDRKTQALSDVCLVILNLNEFLYVY, from the coding sequence ATGCAAACACATATCACAATCTTTGTCCTTCTCACCAGCCTGATGCTGGGTGTCGTAAAAGTCCGGGGCGAAGAGTTTATCTCAACAGAATCCGAAATCCTCTTCGTACGTCGAGTTGCCCCCCTGCTACGTGAAAAGTGCCTCGGTTGTCACGGCGGCGATCCGAATGAGATCGAAGGCTCACTGGATCTCGGGTCGATGCCCGGTTTGCTGGCGGGTGGAGACAGTGGCGAACCGTCGGTCACGTCAGGAAAACCGAACGAGAGCCCATTGTATCTAGCCGCCACCCGTCAACATGACAACTGGTCCGAGATGCCCCCGAAAGAGGCCGAACGCTTGTCCGCGGCGCAACTCAAATGGCTAAATGATTGGATCCGTTCGGGAGCAGAATGGCCGAACGTTGAAAGAAAACGGGAGCTTGAACAAGAGTATGGCGATCAATGGTCTGCCGAGGATGGAATCGCGGTCACGACATCGGGAGGTTTGGATCGCGATTGGACAAATCGCAAATATGATCCAGCCGGATTGTGGGCATATCAACCTGTGACGGAAGTCCGTGTCCAAGGCAACAGAAATCCGATCGACCTACTCATCGGGCGAAAACTACCGGACGGATTGACCGTCGCACCGCGAGCCGATCGCAAAACGTTGCTTCGTCGTACCAGCTTTGATTTGATCGGTCTGCCTCCGACCCCGCCCGAGGTGAAAGCTTTTCTGAATGATTCCCGCTCCGACAAAGAGGCGTTTTCAGATGTGATCGAACGTTTATTAGCATCTCCCCATTACGGCGAACGAATGGCCCAACAGTGGCTAGATGTCGTTCGTTACGCTGATTCATCCGGATTTGCGAACGATTTCGAGCGAGGTAATGCCTGGCGGTATCGCGATTACGTCGTTCGTTCTTTCAACACAGACAAACCTTTTGATCGCTTTATTCGCGAGCAAATCGCCGGTGACGAACAAGAGTCGGCTAACTCTGAAATGATCATTGCCACGGGATTCCTGCGCATGGGGCCTTGGGAATTGACGTCAATGGAAGTGCCAAAAGTTGCGCGTCAACGCTTTCTCGATGATGTGACGAACAGTGTCGGTGAAACATTTCTTGCCCATTCGCTGCAATGTGCACGCTGTCACGATCACAAGTTTGATCCGATTCCGACGAGGGATTATTACTCCATTCAAGCTGTCTTCAGCACAACGCAGTTGGTCGAACGTAAAGCCAGTTTCTTAGAGCAAGAAAACAGATCGGGATTTGATGAGCAAGAATATCTCCAAAGAATTAGGCAAACACATCAGCAAACGCTCGCCGAACTTGATCGCCATTTATTGAAAGCTGCCGATCGCTGGTACCGAGAAAAAGGAACTTCGCCCGCGAAATGGAATGAGGCGATCGACAAAGCCAAGGCAAAAGGCATCACGAAAGGGCTTTTCAACCGAGCGAGAGGCACCTTAAGTGCAGCGGGGGTGGCGCAAAGCGAATATCCGCCGAAGAACCTTGACTTTACACCCGAGCAGTTTGGGCGAGAGCGAATTGCGCGCAAAGGACTCGCACGCCTCAACTGGGAATTCGAACGATACCAACCCTACGCACTCGCGGTCTACAACGGACCGACAAAGAGCGTTGGAAACGTTTCCTCGCCAACTCGAATTCCCGCTGCTCCCATGAAAAGGAGCAAGTTTGAGCAAACAGCCATTTTAACCGGCGGCGATCCATTTTCGCCCGGCGAACAAGTTTCACCTGGTACCTTGAGTGCAATCAACCATTTAGTTTCGACAACCATCCCCGACACGACAGACGGTCGTCGTACTGAATTTGCCAATTGGGTCTCTCACCCCAACAACCCATTGACGACGCGCACGATCGCAAATCGCCTCTGGCTTTGGCACTTTGGCAAGGCGATAGCAGGCAATCCCAATAACTTCGGATCGACTGGCAAGAAACCGACTCATCCGGAGCTCCTCGATTGGCTGGCTAGTACGCTCGTGCAGGAGGACTGGTCGATCAAGGCGATGCACCGCCGCATTCTCACGTCAGACGCATACTGCCGATCCAGCCAACATCCCCATCCAATGGATCTGCGTGATCGTGACCCTGAAGCCACCAGCTATGCAGCATTTACTCCCCGCCGACTGAGTGCCGAAGAATTACGGGATGCGATGCTGGCCGTTACTGGCGAGCTTAACACGACGCTTGGCGGTATCCCTTGTCGCCCGGAAATCAATCAGGAAGTCGCCCTGCAACCACGACAAGTCATGGGTACCTTTGCTGCCGCTTGGATGCCCAGTACACACCCCGAGCAACGGCACCGACGTTCCCTCTATGTACTGAAGCTCCGCGGACTGATTCCACCCTTCCTGGAAGTATTCAATCGCCCCGCACCTGACTTTTCTTGTGAACAGCGTGAAGCCTCAACGGTGACTCCACAAGTGTTCAGTCTATTCAATGGTCAGAACACACACACGCGGGCGTTAACCCTGGCAGCACGAGCAAGACAAGAAACCGACAACGATCGCGCTGCAGTCATTCGCTGCTTCCAGTTGGCCCTATCACGCGATCCCACGCCTTTGGAACTGGACGAGCTAACCACACATTGGCGTGAAATCGAGCATTCATTACCAAAATCTGCCCCCACCCGTCCGCTGCCTCCTGCCGAGATCGTTCGCGAAGCAATCGAAGAAAACACTGGAGAAAAATTTTCGTTCGTCGAACAACTTTACTCAAATGCTGACTTCGTACCGGATCTGCAACCCACCGATGTCGACCGTAAGACTCAAGCCTTGTCAGACGTTTGTCTTGTTATTTTAAATTTGAATGAGTTCCTTTACGTCTATTAG
- a CDS encoding phytanoyl-CoA dioxygenase family protein, producing MPGPTEQLDEFGLVVLPDAMSLDMLADLNAGIDRLFKEEGDSAGSEFKQEPGCQRLANLVNKGTVFTRVITNKTALSYVAHVLGDYKLSSLNLRSVPPNGNFRQPLHADMGAIPDETGFWVCNVLWMLQDITFENGPLRIVPGTHRSNRLPENVLADPFEDHADQVMITGNAGTAVVMNAHLWHGGMENRSTQSRRTLHAFYCRRDKPQQQYQKRLIDIALQNAFTPNLRDLLALDDTENDRISNRITNTSGFMK from the coding sequence ATGCCTGGTCCAACAGAACAACTTGATGAATTCGGTCTTGTCGTCTTACCCGACGCAATGAGTCTAGACATGCTGGCCGATTTAAACGCCGGCATTGACAGGTTGTTCAAAGAAGAAGGGGATTCCGCTGGGTCAGAATTCAAACAAGAACCAGGCTGTCAGCGACTCGCCAATTTAGTCAACAAAGGCACTGTGTTTACTCGCGTGATAACAAACAAAACAGCTCTATCTTATGTCGCGCACGTACTCGGTGATTACAAACTAAGCAGCTTAAATCTACGAAGCGTTCCGCCTAATGGCAATTTCCGTCAACCGCTTCATGCCGACATGGGCGCCATCCCTGACGAGACAGGCTTTTGGGTCTGCAACGTTTTGTGGATGCTGCAGGATATAACGTTTGAAAATGGTCCACTTCGAATCGTGCCGGGCACACACCGCAGCAACAGATTACCGGAAAACGTGCTCGCAGATCCGTTCGAGGACCATGCTGACCAAGTCATGATAACCGGAAACGCCGGAACAGCAGTTGTCATGAACGCACATCTATGGCACGGCGGTATGGAAAATCGATCAACACAATCACGTCGAACACTCCATGCGTTTTACTGCCGGCGTGACAAACCACAGCAGCAGTACCAAAAGCGACTCATTGACATCGCGCTACAGAACGCGTTTACACCGAACCTACGAGATCTATTGGCGCTTGACGATACTGAAAACGATCGCATCAGCAACCGGATCACCAATACAAGTGGTTTCATGAAATGA
- a CDS encoding SDR family oxidoreductase has product MSQLLDNRKRKHVIVTGGTQGIGLAIAHGFAKAGWMVTAAGLVLKPELQSTQGVSFVELDVTDPIAVESLLDQIDSLDALVNAAGVIARNDEFDIETFEHVVNVNLTGAMRVSTAARDKLSVNGGAIINLASMLSYFGGAFVPAYSASKGGVVQLTKSLAIAWAEYGIRVNAIAPGWIETEMTEALRSDCQRNATILSRTPMQRWGKPEEMVGPVLFLVSPAASFVTGAVLPVDGGYAIC; this is encoded by the coding sequence ATGTCTCAACTGCTCGATAATAGAAAACGTAAGCATGTCATTGTGACCGGTGGAACTCAAGGAATCGGCTTGGCAATCGCTCACGGTTTTGCAAAAGCCGGTTGGATGGTCACGGCCGCTGGCCTCGTGCTTAAGCCGGAACTTCAGTCCACCCAAGGTGTTTCCTTTGTTGAATTAGATGTCACCGATCCAATTGCGGTTGAATCGTTGCTGGATCAGATCGATTCGTTAGACGCACTTGTAAATGCAGCTGGGGTGATTGCAAGGAACGACGAATTTGATATCGAGACCTTTGAGCACGTGGTTAATGTGAATCTTACTGGTGCGATGCGAGTGTCTACGGCGGCGCGTGACAAGTTGTCGGTCAACGGTGGTGCCATTATCAATCTTGCCTCCATGTTAAGTTATTTTGGAGGGGCTTTCGTACCCGCCTACTCGGCTTCAAAGGGGGGGGTTGTGCAATTGACAAAGTCACTTGCCATTGCTTGGGCCGAGTACGGAATTCGCGTCAACGCAATTGCGCCAGGTTGGATTGAAACAGAGATGACTGAAGCACTGAGATCAGACTGCCAACGGAATGCTACAATCCTTTCACGGACGCCGATGCAACGTTGGGGCAAGCCGGAGGAGATGGTGGGTCCCGTCTTGTTCCTTGTCTCTCCAGCGGCTTCGTTTGTTACTGGTGCCGTATTACCTGTTGATGGAGGTTACGCCATTTGTTGA